DNA from Prosthecobacter fusiformis:
AACCACACTTGCATCCGCGCCGTCCCGCTTCACTCTCTGGGGTTCCGGCGACTTCGCGCGCCGGGTTCTTTCCCATGTCCAAGCACACTTACAAACAGGCCGGCGTTGATATCCATGAAGCAGCATCCTTTGTGGATGATATTGGCGCGCTGGTGAAGGCCACGCAGAAAAAGCGCAAGCTGGCCAATGCCTTCGGTCTCTTCGCCGCCGGTTACGACCTCAGCAAATACAAAGAGCCGATGATCTTCACCGGTTGCGACGGCGTCGGCACCAAGCTGGAACTCCTGCTGAAATACGACCTGCTGGAAAACGCCGGCAAGGACCTCGTCGCCATGAACGTCAACGACGTCCTCACCTGCGGAGCGGATCCCATCATGTTCCTCGACTACGTCGGCGTGAACCAGATCAAGAAAAAGCAGCTCGCCCGCATCATCGCCGGGATGTCAGAGTATTTGCAGGCCTGCAATTGCATCCTCGCCGGTGGCGAAACCGCCGAAATGCCCGGCGCAGTGCTTGATGGCATGGTAGAACTTTCCGGCTTCGCCATCGGTGCAGCCGAGAAAAAAGACGTCCTGAACCCCGCCGAAATCAAAGAGGACGATGTCCTCATCGGCTGGCCCAGCGCCGGTTTCCACGCCAACGGCTTCAGCCTCGTCCGCCGCATCCTGGAAAAAGAAAGCATCAAGCTCAGCAAAAAAGACGCCG
Protein-coding regions in this window:
- the purM gene encoding phosphoribosylformylglycinamidine cyclo-ligase is translated as MSKHTYKQAGVDIHEAASFVDDIGALVKATQKKRKLANAFGLFAAGYDLSKYKEPMIFTGCDGVGTKLELLLKYDLLENAGKDLVAMNVNDVLTCGADPIMFLDYVGVNQIKKKQLARIIAGMSEYLQACNCILAGGETAEMPGAVLDGMVELSGFAIGAAEKKDVLNPAEIKEDDVLIGWPSAGFHANGFSLVRRILEKESIKLSKKDAAQLLTPTLLYHEQCWGLKKAKIKPAAMAHITGGGLVENLGRIFTKRGLGCHLKVPFWKNDVVQKVLRHADPADCWDTFNMGIGWVAIVDPKQAQKALKVGTGAVVLGEMDKSATVTCELVK